The following proteins are encoded in a genomic region of Melopsittacus undulatus isolate bMelUnd1 chromosome 8, bMelUnd1.mat.Z, whole genome shotgun sequence:
- the IQCE gene encoding IQ domain-containing protein E, with translation METAPSEDDLFATTLYTQGDDDPSAITCESDPELKSKKKLFTKLPKMPSRSPYSTQLYSKKATVWPSLHGTGSEYLESAAVKNRRLRSQKQDIGMSSPLKSDVDIGHMQAGFSRTPEYLKEILGTKNPKHSRSSSNGYIPGNPNYKEKEDMYDEIIELKKTIQAQKIERQQMKTKIRRLEEVINRKDKQIEKLLNCFKGSEMVQALSEKMNNNGWVANGLKQKNLNLQLCKERHETINKFQTDINSTTLEEMKIAVETCSEEVHRLQHFLEKSEAMRKNTESRETQKHLKALNAAVLRLSRTIKNLQTENRRLKEDLDHVLCISPSNETENYSEWSKPRLVKRISELENKISAMENARMPSADTNESEVFAPLCSTYEDLDHPVSQQVDSVEECHRLQGQVKKLQRDKRALRSFLLSKDMEIQNLTQKLGKLEPKEEEVKSQMAEDEVEKDLKFSLQGKDHQRREEAARIIQKYWKKYKDKQDITDLDKAIITLEAAFRGHLGRQKQLRKKRTREANSHNRNSCRSSMSNSSSSSSGFKEKDEMLPFIQSVFKAHLPHEEQLVESILHEKGDSAVQSPEKKPVLAGTQR, from the exons ATGGAGACAGCGCCGAGTGAAGATGATCTTTTTGCGACGACACTGTACACTCAG GGAGATGATGACCCATCTGCGATAACCTGTGAATCGGATCCAGAATTG AAGTCAAAGAAGAAACTTTTTACCAAGCTTCCAAAGATGCCAAGTA GATCTCCATACAGCACACAGCTGTATTCCAAGAAAGCTACAGTTTGGCCTTCTCTTCATGGAACAGGCAGTGAATATCTTGAGAGTGCGGCTGTAAAAAACCGAAGGCTAAGATCACAGAAACAAGACATTG GAATGAGCTCTCCTCTGAAGTCAGATGTTGACATAGGGCACATGCAAGCTGGTTTTAGTCGCACTCCGGAATATCTGAAGGAAATTCTAGGAACAAAGAACCCGAAACATTCTCGTTCTTCTAGCAATG GGTACATTCCTGGAAATCCTaactacaaagaaaaagaagatatgtATGATGAAATTATAGAACTGAAAAAG ACAATACAAGCTCAGAAAATTGAGAGACAACAAATGAAAACTAAGATTCGTCGACTAGAAGAAGTGATCAATAGAAAGGATAAACAGATTGAAAAACTGTTGAATTGTTTCAAG GGCTCTGAGATGGTGCAAGCTTTGTCAGAAAAGATGAATAATAATGGATGG GTGGCAAATGGATTGAAGCAGAAGAATCTCAATCTACAATTGTGCAAGGAGAGACACGAGACTATTAA CAAATTCCAGACAGACATAAACTCCACTACTTTGGAAGAAATGAAGATAGCTGTAGAAACCTGCTCTGAAGAG GTTCATCGTCTCCAGCACTTCCTGGAGAAATCTGAGGCTATGAGGAAAAA TACAGAGAGCAGAGAGACCCAAAAACACCTAAAGGCACTGAATGCTGCTGTCCTGAGATTATCCAGGACCATCAAAAATTTGCAGACTGAGAATCGGAGGCTGAAAGAAGATTTAGATCATGTACTGTGCATTTCTCCTTCCAATGAAACAGAAA ATTACAGTGAGTGGAGCAAACCCAGGCTGGTGAAGCGGATTTCAGAACTAGAAAAT AAAATAAGTGCCATGGAGAACGCCAGGATGCCATCAGCAGATACCAATGAGTCAGAGGTATTCGCTCCACTGTGTTCAACTTATGAAGACCTGGATCATCCAGTCTCTCAACAGGTAGACTCTGTTGAAGAATGTCATCGCCTCCAAGGACAAGTGAAGAAACTCCAGAGAGATAAGAGGGCACTTCGCAGTTTCTTACTCAGTAAAGA CATGGAAATCCAGAACCTGACACAGAAATTAGGGAAACTGGAGCCAAAAGAAGAGGAAGTGAAGAGTCAAATGGCAGAAGATGAAGTGGAAAAGGATCTTAAG TTTTCACTGCAAGGCAAAGATCATCAAAGGAGAGAAGAAGCAGCCAGAATCATCCAGAAGTACTGGAAGAAGTATAAGGACAAG CAAGACATAACTGATCTGGACAAG GCAATTATTACACTTGAGGCAGCTTTCAGGGGACATTTAGGTCGACAGAAACAGTTACGGAAGAAGAGGACTCGTGAGGCAAATTCTCATAACAGG AACTCCTGCAGGTCTTCCATGTCAAACTCCTCAAGCTCATCTTCTGGTTTCAAGGAGAAAGATGAGATGCTGCCATTCATCCAGTCTGTTTTCAAGGCTCACTTACCACATGAAGAACAGCTTGTGGAGAG TATACTACATGAGAAAGGAGATTCTGCAGTTCAGAGTCCAGAGAAGAAACCAGTTTTAGCAGGAACCCAGAGATGA
- the BRAT1 gene encoding BRCA1-associated ATM activator 1 — protein MFSPESRSCRPAMTRECSVLLPRVCAALAHPRQSRYDDTCLEKLLDWFRSLTALDPSVELVQDNPCLTEFIASVLALPNPSPSILSFTLRLAGILAASESCFQHLQQEKLLVRLFGRDGPLSSTVWEDASVRSGWVNGVHSMVQHQPALHFLCEGGGIDVIFTLQGDPSLFVASAASQLLVHMLTLSVESETTKPLTAKDCDWPACAQMIIKHIEDSLQSSSASHIEQSLKLLTNLFGSCHALWTEALWLRIAKQIESFLMEESVQVQHMLANLLLKMSRSPVFDTEGSFWALVTSALEHLTPVQAGPLAVRILRLYKCPQDVRIQALTVLLQPMDCILRAASQPLEYAGLLDESVSDPITIESLLSSKSSCVSLLCQTLAHLKELLSLVDLPMDLPSTPLLRSLMTILQFCNGFLSPASPLGSTVSRILINSFRVQRSALDVLAALSEQKGCDTLIGSVFDVLLAYLESPNTSSTVLKTTFQATSKWLVRLQEVSCSNGQWQQAEKILEDVFLVLQKRLCSPCWEVRDSSLEFLTILIKCLTDQDEFRQSLLSSEVPRLTENLLEDPESYVRASAVTAVGHLAFITYFAPESPVVENQCNKENTIAKLQEILSTDPEGFPRRAVISIFIEWVRQGCTGQLEDTEQFVSRVIQTVEHDLDWEVRLGGLELIDIFCHHAFCHFGLPKCPYAPVSSAVTSSIHQNEVLQILCRANLFSFLFRSLCDCDQPVGQRACDLLLNLRINFYPTFTPRDSRETEDSPVGRSIAWLQRTLRQGSLAKTFPTDGGNGVDFQDPESMMIALGTIDLEELRDELNKSSDHVEKSPQSLLQDILATVGTIEENETDCY, from the exons ATGTTCTCCCCCGAGTCCCGGTCTTGCCGTCCTGCCATGACCCGCgagtgctcagtgctgctgcctcgCGTCTGCGCTGCCCTGGCCCACCCGCGACAGTCCCGCTACGATGACACCTGTCTAGAGAAGCTGCTCGACTGGTTCCGGAGCCTGACGGCGCTCG ATCCTAGCgtggagctggtgcaggacaACCCCTGTCTGACTGAGTTCATCGCCTCCGTGCTGGCACTGCCAAATCCCAGTCCGAGCATCCTCTCCTTCACCCTGCGGTTAGCTGGGATACTTGCTGCTTCCGAAAGCTGCTTCCAACACTTGCAG CAGGAGAAGCTGTTGGTCAGGCTGTTTGGCAGGGATGGGCCCCTGAGCAGCACTGTGTGGGAAGATGCCTCCGTGCGAAGTGGCTGGGTGAATGGTGTGCACAGCATGGTGCAGCACCAGCCTGCTCTCCACTTCCTCTGCGAAGGTG gAGGCATAGATGTGATCTTCACTCTGCAAGGGGATCCCAGCCTGTTTGTGGCTTCAGCTGCCAGTCAGCTTCTGGTGCACATGCTCACGCTCTCTGTAGAGTCTGAAACAACTAAACCTCTCACTGCAAAGGATTGTGACTGGCCAGCATGTGCCCAAATGATTATAAAGCATATAGAAGATTCCCTTCAGTCCAGCTCTGCTTCTCACATCGAGCAGTCATTAAAACTGTTAACTAATTTGTTTGGCAGCTGTCATGCTCTGTGGACCGAAGCACTTTGGTTAAGGATAGCAAAGCAAATAGAATCCTTTCTGATGGAAGAGAGTGTTCAAGTACAACACATGCTGGCGAATCTTTTGCTTAAAATGTCAAG GTCCCCTGTATTTGACACTGAAGGCAGTTTTTGGGCATTGGTGACTTCTGCTTTAGAACACTTAACCCCAGTACAAGCAGGTCCTTTGGCAGTGAGAATTCTGAGGCTCTACAAATG CCCACAGGATGTGAGGATTCAAGCACTGACTGTTCTACTTCAGCCAATGGACTGTATTTTGAGAGCAGCCTCCCAGCCTCTGGAATACGCAG GTTTGTTGGATGAGTCTGTTAGTGATCCCATCACTATTGAAAGTCTTCTATCCTCCAAGTCATCTTGTGTTAGTCTCCTCTGTCAGACCCTCGCTCATCTGAAGGAGCTGCTGTCTCTG GTTGATTTGCCCATGGATTTACCCTCTACACCTTTACTACGCTCTCTCATGACAATACTACAATTCTGTAATGGCTTCCTGAGTCCAGCATCTCCTCTGGGAAGCACAGTAAGCCGGATCTTGATCAATAGCTTCAGAGTACAGAGGTCAGCTCTTGATGTCCTAGCAGCACTCTCAGAGCAAAAAG GCTGCGACACACTCATAGGAAGTGTATTTGATGTTCTTCTGGCATACCTGGAGAGTCCAAACACCAGCTCTACT GTTCTAAAGACAACATTTCAAGCTACATCCAAGTGGTTGGTGCGCTTACAGGAAGTGTCCTGCTCTAATGGTCAGTGGCAACAAGCTGAGAAGATTTTGGAAG ATGTGTTTCTGGTGCTGCAGAAGCGTTTGTGCAGTCCTTGCTGGGAAGTAAGAGATTCTTCTCTGGAGTTCCTCACTATCCTGATTAAATGCTTGACAG ACCAGGATGAGTTCAGGCAGTCTCTCCTGTCTTCAGAGGTGCCACGGCTTACAGAAAATCTTCTGGAGGATCCAGAAAGCTATGTGCGAGCAAGTGCTGTGACTGCTGTGGGACACTTGGCCTTCATTACTTACTTTGCTCCAGAGTCACCTGTTGTAGAGAATCAGTGTAATAAAGAG AACACCATAGCAAAGCTTCAAGAAATCCTGTCAACAGACCCAGAGGGCTTTCCTAGGAgggctgtcatcagcatcttcataGAGTGGGTGAGACAAGGCTGCACAGGTCAGCTGGAAGATACAGAGCAGTTTGTCTCTAGAGTGATCCAAACAGTGGAGCACGACTTAGACTGGGAAGTCAGACTTGGTGGTTTGGAACTGATTGACATTTTCTGTCATCATGCATTTTGCCATTTTGGGCTTCCTAAATGCCCATATGCTCCTGTCTCATCTGCAGTCACGAGTTCCATTCATCAGAATGAGGTACTGCAGATACTTTGCCGAGCAAACCTCTTCAGCTTTTTGTTTCGGTCTTTGTGTGACTGTGACCAGCCAGTAGGTCAGAGAGCCTGTGATTTACTGCTTAACCTAAGGATTAATTTCTATCCAACTTTTACCCCAAGGGATTCACGAGAGACTGAAGATTCACCTGTAGGACGTAGCATTGCCTGGTTACAAAGGACACTAAGGCAGGGTTCTCTGGCCAAAACCTTCCCCACAGATGGTGGTAATGGAGTAGATTTCCAAGATCCAGAGAGCATGATGATAGCTTTGGGTACAATAGACTTAGAAGAGCTACGTGATGAGCTAAATAAAAGTAGTGACCACGTAGAGAAAAGCCCTCAGTCTCTCTTACAGGACATCCTTGCTACTGTGGGGACCATAGAGGAAAATGAAACCGACTGTTACTGA